In Equus przewalskii isolate Varuska chromosome 15, EquPr2, whole genome shotgun sequence, a single genomic region encodes these proteins:
- the CCR1 gene encoding C-C chemokine receptor type 1 → MEISVTPNDYDMTTEFDYGVATPCQKEQLRAFGAQLLPPLYSLVFVIGLVGNILVVLVLMQYKRLKSMTSIYLLNLAISDLLFLFTLPFWIDYKLKDNWVFGDGLCKLLSGLYYTGLYSEILFIILLTIDRYLAIVHAVSALRARTVTWGIVTSIITWVLALLASIPGLCFSKTQGEFSHYTCSLHFPSESLKEWKQFQALKMNILGLVLPLLVMIICYTGIIKILLRRPNEKKAKAIRLIFVIMIIFFLFWTPYNLTVFVSAFQNFFFTNECEQSKQLDLAIQVTEVIAYTHCCVNPVIYVFVGQRFRKYLRQLFHRLVTVHLAKWLPFLSIERLDRASSMSPSTGEHELSAGF, encoded by the coding sequence ATGGAAATTTCAGTGACCCCAAACGACTATGATATGACAACAGAATTTGACTACGGGGTTGCAACTCCATGCCAAAAGGAACAGCTGAGGGCCTTTGGGGCCCAGCTGCTGCCCCCCCTGTACTCTCTGGTGTTTGTCATTGGCCTGGTCGGCAACATCCTGGTGGTCCTGGTCCTCATGCAATACAAGAGGCTCAAAAGTATGACCAGCATCTACCTTCTCAACCTGGCCATTTCTGACCTGCTCTTCCTCTTCACGCTGCCCTTCTGGATTGACTATAAGCTGAAGGATAACTGGGTTTTCGGTGATGGCTTGTGTAAATTGCTCTCAGGGCTTTACTACACAGGCTTGTACAGCGAGATCCTTTTCATCATCCTGCTGACCATCGACAGGTACCTGGCCATCGTCCATGCCGTGTCTGCCCTGCGGGCCCGGACTGTCACCTGGGGTATCGTGACCAGCATCATCACCTGGGTCCTGGCCCTCTTGGCTTCCATCCCTGGCTTGTGCTTTTCCAAGACCCAGGGGGAATTCTCTCATTACACCTGCAGTCTTCATTTCCCTTCTGAAAGCCTAAAAGAGTGGAAACAGTTCCAGGCTCTGAAGATGAACATCTTAGGGCTGGTTTTGCCTCTGCTGGTCATGATCATCTGCTACACAGGGATTATAAAGATTCTGCTCAGACGGCCAAATGAGAAGAAGGCAAAAGCCATCCGTCTGATTTTTGTCATCATGATCATCTTCTTCCTGTTTTGGACCCCTTACAATCTGACCGTGTTTGTTTCTGCTTTCCAAAACTTCTTTTTCACCAATGAGTGTGAGCAGAGCAAACAGCTGGACCTGGCCATACAAGTGACAGAGGTGATCGCCTACACGCACTGCTGCGTCAACCCTGTGATCTACGTCTTTGTCGGCCAGAGGTTCCGAAAGTACCTGCGCCAGTTGTTCCACAGGCTCGTGACCGTGCACCTGGCTAAGTGGCTCCCCTTCCTCTCCATAGAGAGGCTGGACAGGGCCAGCTCCATGTCCCCCTCCACCGGGGAGCATGAACTCTCTGCTGGGTTCTGA